From the Panthera leo isolate Ple1 chromosome C1, P.leo_Ple1_pat1.1, whole genome shotgun sequence genome, one window contains:
- the CRNN gene encoding cornulin encodes MPQLLRNINGIIEAFGRYSRMEGNCKVLTRGELKRLLEHEFADVIVKPHDPATVDEVLCLLDEDDTGTVEFKEFLVLVFKVAQACFKTLSESPEGACGSQESGICPAGDSQELGEGQNSRTKVELAREGQHCEESQHRQSTQASRGQVGARAQTRGQDIGQDRQSESQRQERESLQTQAGECTQQTQRVGEDKSHQTRERESERQSQAREQDRAHQTSETVTGTGTQTQTDTTQTVEEDRSSQIGSPGTQPQESTHGQTRGTEVQGQDRSQTSQIVAGEHVQTPGGEHVQTPGGVTQTMEQDRSGQIGSPGTQPQESTHGQTRGTEVQGQDRSQTSQVVTGGHIQTQAGSQTQTHTRTTEQGKSQSASHAGDRDEGQIQRQSGSGQRWTQVSHYEAGEAEMGGQAQAGASTLTGRQDWSSTQPRCSVTGGQGESESTVVTQEWVDDHTRDTAIPRQDQGSLHSGMLPAQGPDTVQPEGK; translated from the exons ATGCCTCAGTTACTGCGAAACATTAATGGGATCATCGAAGCCTTTGGGCGATACTCCAGGATGGAGGGCAACTGCAAAGTGCTCACCCGGGGGGAGCTGAAAAGGCTCTTGGAGCATGAGTTTGCTGATGTCATTGTG aaACCCCATGATCCTGCCACTGTGGATGAAGTCCTGTGCCTGCTAGATGAAGATGACACAGGGACTGTGGAGTTCAAGGAATTCCTGGTCCTGGTGTTTAAAGTCGCCCAAGCCTGTTTCAAGACACTGAGCGAGAGTCCTGAGGGGGCTTGTGGATCTCAAGAGTCTGGAATTTGCCCTGCTGGGGACTCACAAGAGCTGGGGGAAGGACAGAACAGTAGAACTAAGGTGGAGCTGGCTAGGGAAGGACAGCATTGTGAGGAGAGCCAACATAGACAGAGCACACAAGCCTCCAGAGGACAGGTAGGGGCCAGGGCTCAGACCCGTGGTCAGGATATTGGCCAGGATAGACAGTCTGAGTCtcagagacaagagagagagagtttgcagACACAAGCTGGGGAATGTACACAGCAGACCCAGAGAgtgggagaagacaagagccaCCAGACCagggagagggagtcagagagacAGTCGCAGGCCAGGGAACAGGATAGAGCCCACCAGACAAGTGAAACAGTGACTGGAACTGGAACTCAGACCCAGACAGATACCACCCAGACTGTGGAGGAAGACAGGAGCAGTCAGATAGGAAGCCCTGGTACCCAGCCACAGGAGTCCACCCATGGCCAGACCAGAGGGACTGAGGTCCAGGGTCAAGATAGGAGTCAGACAAGCCAGATAGTGGCAGGAGAACATGTTCAGACACCAGGAG GAGAACATGTTCAGACACCAGGAGGTGTCACCCAGACCATGGAGCAGGACAGGAGTGGTCAGATAGGAAGccctggcacccagccacaggaGTCCACCCATGGCCAGACCAGAGGAACTGAGGTCCAGGGTCAAGATAGGAGCCAGACAAGCCAAGTAGTGACAGGAGGGCACATTCAAACACAGGCAGGATCACAAACCCAGACACACACCCGGACCACGGAGCAGGGCAAGAGCCAGTCTGCAAGCCACGCAGGGGATAGAGATGAGGGACAGATTCAAAGGCAGTCAGGCAGTGGTCAAAGATGGACACAAGTGAGCCACTAtgaagcaggagaggcagagatgggaggacAGGCCCAGGCTGGGGCAAGCACTCTGACAGGGAGACAGGACTGGAGCAGCACTCAACCAAGGTGTAGTGTGACAGGCGGgcagggagagagcgaatccacTGTGGTTACCCAAGAGTGGGTGGATGACCACACAAGGGATACAGCAATCCCAAGGCAGGACCAGGGTAGCCTGCATTCTGGCATGCTTCCAGCCCAGGGCCCAGACACAGTCCAGCCAGAAGGAAAGTGA